A window of Phragmitibacter flavus contains these coding sequences:
- a CDS encoding sugar phosphate isomerase/epimerase family protein → MKTCTRFLSFFAAAVLAAGGLFAANQIPEEVKQGGFAVGPQAYSFNKFTAFEAVEKAAEAGAKVIEFYPGQKLSVEKPDKKLHHTMSDEDFAELQAKLTKHGVKAVNYGVVGGKDEAEWKQIFEFAKKLGLYAVTTEDVKNVDIIEKMVKEYDIKAGYHQHAKRLDRAYQLWDPNFVLSLVKDRDPRLGACGDTGHWATSGLVPLDCLKILKGRIISTHLKDRTEIGRQAKDQIYGEGICDVPAMLAELKAQGFDGNVSVEYENKWEDNVGDIKKCIEFVKAWGEKNQ, encoded by the coding sequence ATGAAAACATGCACCCGTTTCCTTTCGTTTTTTGCGGCGGCCGTTCTGGCGGCTGGCGGTCTTTTTGCAGCCAATCAGATTCCCGAGGAGGTGAAGCAAGGAGGCTTTGCGGTCGGGCCGCAGGCTTATTCGTTCAACAAGTTCACGGCGTTTGAGGCGGTGGAGAAGGCGGCGGAGGCGGGGGCGAAGGTGATTGAGTTTTATCCAGGACAAAAGCTGAGCGTGGAGAAGCCGGACAAAAAGTTGCATCACACCATGAGCGACGAAGATTTCGCGGAGCTTCAGGCAAAGCTGACCAAACACGGCGTGAAAGCGGTCAACTACGGGGTGGTGGGCGGCAAGGATGAAGCGGAGTGGAAGCAAATTTTTGAGTTTGCGAAGAAGCTGGGGCTTTATGCGGTGACGACGGAAGACGTGAAGAATGTCGATATCATCGAAAAGATGGTGAAGGAGTATGACATCAAGGCGGGGTATCATCAGCATGCCAAACGTTTGGACCGGGCCTATCAATTGTGGGATCCCAATTTCGTGTTGAGCCTGGTGAAGGATCGTGATCCGCGTTTGGGTGCCTGTGGCGATACCGGACATTGGGCGACGAGTGGATTGGTGCCTTTGGACTGCTTGAAAATTTTGAAAGGTCGGATCATCAGCACCCACTTGAAGGATCGCACGGAGATCGGCAGACAGGCGAAGGATCAGATTTATGGCGAGGGGATTTGCGATGTGCCTGCGATGCTTGCGGAACTGAAGGCACAGGGTTTTGATGGCAACGTGTCGGTCGAGTATGAAAACAAGTGGGAGGACAATGTCGGCGACATTAAGAAGTGCATCGAGTTCGTGAAGGCCTGGGGAGAGAAGAACCAGTAG